The genomic DNA CACCTTGGCCGAAAAATTACAACAACTGTTATGTAGTGAGTAAATATAACTTAACCATCCATTTGCACAGTACACAGTAGGGATGGATTTTGTTCCTCGTGAATCAGTAAATCAGTAAATGTAAAGTCAGTCAACACGAagcaaaatgacaacaaaaggTGCCAAAGCAAAGGACAGgtcaaaagaaatgaaagtaaTAACTGTGCAAAACGCATTATAGTCTGTAACAGTGTGAAGTTGTTCATTCTTCAACTGGAAAATATACTGCCCTTTACATATCTAGCTCACTATTCTCAAAAATCTTGACATTTCTTACTACAAATGACTGTATTGATTATAAATGTCTGTGTattatttaatgtaaaattgtTAAAGATTTTCAGCCAATCAAAAATCCAGTATCTGGTTTTTCAGATCCATTATTATTTCAGGCCGTTTTTGTTGACAAACTTAATATGATTTGCTTTGACTCTATCTCAAGCTGGCATTAATCTCCCAtggtgatggatggatgtcaaCCAGTCAGCTAAATTCTTACATTTATAGACTAACTCTTAGCTCATAATGGGACTCTTAATTACCACTATAAAGGTAAACTGGTGCAGACTTTACATTTGAAACATGCATGGACGACAGCAGAATGAACTCGTATCACCTATCCAGTACATTGTTGATAAAGACCACAATAGAGTAATAAAGATGTAGACCAtcatgaattttaaaaagtccAGCTTTACTGTTCATTTTCAAGGTAGTTACATGGAAGTTACAATGctacagaacaaaaaaaaaaaaaaaagtgataacATATGATGTCAAAAAACTTTTCACAAGCAGTATCTGGTGaaaaaataaccacaaacatACATAAAGAGACAGTTGTGACGCTGCTAAGAAAAACCTAGACTACATGAAGCACTGTAAGAAAGCCACAGTGTCTGTGCTGACGGCCCTAACTGAGCAGTCTCCTCCCTCTAATCTCCGTGTCAGCGAAACAACAATAGAGCACGGCACTGATAACAGGCAGCGTTGGGTTTCTCTCACTGGTTCATGTGCGTTCTAGCTACATACAACACTTTTGTTCCATTCCAAGGTGGTCGCCGTCTGGTGAGAAAATGGCAGAGGGAGGCTTTGACCCTTGTGAGTGCATCTGCACACACGAGTACGCTATGAGGCGCCTCATCAACCTGGTAAGTCCGCAGACTGAGTAGTTTTCACTGTTACTTGAAATATTCCGTCTTAGACTTGTTATTGACAGAGTTGAGTTGCAGAGACCAGTCAAAGTATTCCAAGTATGCAGCATGAAATAGGAATATGTCCCGCTGAAGTCGAGAGAGGGGAGATTAACGTTGGAGACAGCTAGCAAGTGAATGAAAGCCtcaagaggaggaaatgaaaggcTGCTGACTGACACTGAGCCAACATATCCTGGTTCCTGctcagtgtttgtctttaaGAGCCTATCAGATCTGCCACGCACATTAagacttttctctctgttgcagTGGCTCCTGTCAGGTTTCCAATATGTTCTCTGACTCCTCTTAATGGAGAGTGTGTTGTCGAGGATCATGTCAAAGTCATTGAGAGAAACTGAGTTAAAGAAAGAATACAGCTTGTAATTATGTTGTGTCAGTTTCCAGGTGACCTCACTGGCTCTTTGTGCACAGGTGTAACTTGCATGGCGAGCTACAGTTGGCTCAGAGCTTGAGGCCACCCTTGGGGGGGCTTTGTGATTTGCTTACAGCAGGAAGGGGTGTTGTCCAAATAAGTAAAGAATTTGCACAGTATTTGCCAGTAAGAACTGTACAGAAAATTTTAGTTGGCAGATGAACAGTAAATAAGTCAGTCATCAAAGCCATAAAGAGGAAGAATGACTAATATTTCTTTCTTACGCTTCCTCTCTATTACATCTACAATGttgtttaatttgtcttttaGCTCAGGCAATCTCAGTCCtactgcacagacacagactgccCTCAGGAATGTAAGTATGGGCACATTAggccttttttttgtgtcatatCATGTGACAGCATGGCACAACATGTCCTTAGTTCAGAAACATTAGTGTAGATTACATACACGAAGTGCAAAGATGTGTTGGTTTCCAGTGCCAGGTCCCAGTGGGCCAGtcggcggaggaggaggaggaggtgaccTGACCCTCCCCATGGTTCTGATGGGATGGATGGTGCTTGCtctgctcctgttcctgttgCGCCCATCCAGTCTTCGGGGTCCCCGTCCCACAGACAAATCTACTGGACCCCACAATGTCAGTATTCATCACACTCCACCTACACAGCAGTGACAGTTTAAATATAGGTGCAGTACTGCTCTGCCTTTGTTTATCTTGTATGGTGATTTCCtgagataaataaaaattaaaagtaataaaagtcaccatttgatgaaaaaaaactataacCCTGGATTAAAAAATGGTAACCAGCTATGGTGGTACTTAATTTTGCTGCATGCTAGTTATTAGGCCCCTTGTAAAGATGTtgtgactgctgtgttttcacagaTGAAGTAATGAGAAATGTACATAAAATATGCCTAATTTTATAGTTTAAAAAGAAGCGTAGCATGTGCTTCACTTGCTTTGTGTTAGGGGCCACACACTCAGCCCATAAAAGCATATGATCAGGATCTTTCATTATCTCATGAGAGGCTGGAGTCTGAGTGGATTTTATGTATCATATAGTTTTATGGGCTGACTGTAAGATCACTATCACAAACACCTGTGGTTTATTCTTTGCCGTTTGTTATTGCTGTTGTGTCGTCACATTTTATTCCGTTATAGCCCTTTTTCACCGCAGACGTTTTGACTCGTCATGttgggaaaagcacaggtgttagtAACAGCATTAACAATGGCGCTGTTCTGTTCAAGTGTCCCACTAAGACGTGACAGAGAACCAGCATTCACACTACCGggccctgaaactgaagcaggaaattgagccatcattcattttatgtaCACATGCGCTTTACTGCAACATGCCAAAAAGTCCTCAGTTtagaaaataagataaaataaaggtGTAAGATAAACTTAGAAAATTCttgtattcttcttcttcttgtattGTTTTAAAAGGCAGCTGTCATGACCAGAGAGAGGCTGATACTTTTGTTGGATTTTGTTGTGGTTAGTGAACTCTAGTTTTGTATGGCAGTGTGTATTTTGGACTTTGTTTTAGACGGGTCTGtttcagtaatgtttttttttctgtgctagTTAAGTTCCAGCAAGCAAGAATCAAAGCAAATGCAGAAATCATATATGCAGTTGCTACGTTTGAAAGTTTTAGGGTCAAACCAGAAACTAAAAGTCTATTCTGTGATGAGAACTGGAGCTGCATGCTAACAGTGACTCAGACTCTGGATGTTCACAACCAGATGATAATTCGCTGAAAAGTTCATCTATTATTGTCACAGCTTTGGTCTAAGGATCTGCTCCCAGATAGCATCATCAAGACTGCtcactgtcttcttttttcacgattagactttttttttttattgtttttctttttgaacaaGTCAAATCATCAAATGGATCAGAAGGCAGTGTAAGAGCTGAGAAACAGGACACATAAAatacagaagtgtgtgtgagtgagagtgagagtgagagtgtgtgtgtgtgtgtgtgtgtgtgtgtgtgtgtgtgtgtgtgtgtgtgtgtgtgtgtgtgtgtgtgaaatacacATTATATGGATAAACTTATGGCCAAGCAGCAAACAACACAGAGTGTGAATGACAAAAAGAGAATTCAAattgatagaaaataaataattaagttgagaaacacagcagatggTTATTTGGCATCTCGTGTTCTATATCTGGGTGATTCTGAGAAATTTGAGCCAATACCTTATTATATATGCAGATGTCTCAAGGTCCCACTTAGC from Pempheris klunzingeri isolate RE-2024b chromosome 3, fPemKlu1.hap1, whole genome shotgun sequence includes the following:
- the smim14 gene encoding small integral membrane protein 14 — protein: MAEGGFDPCECICTHEYAMRRLINLLRQSQSYCTDTDCPQELPGPSGPVGGGGGGGDLTLPMVLMGWMVLALLLFLLRPSSLRGPRPTDKSTGPHNSDGREPPAPPID